In the Colias croceus chromosome 25, ilColCroc2.1 genome, TATATCTGTTAAATCTAAACGCATATTACACAAcccaaaaacaatattaaccCATTAAAAGCTACAGGTGGGACGTGGTAGGATCCACGAGTTAAATTTTACAGTACTCATTACACTTTGAAATTGGACAAATATGCATGTAATTGATATGTGGAATGtggtttttatatatattcgtgttatgtgtattttaaatttattttaataacatttcagAAGTGactgaatattaaattttcaattctGGTATTTCTAGCACCCATAGGtgctttaaaataattccatTAACTAACGGAGTTATCAAAATCTACTATATCtgtaactagctgtgccccacggctttacccgcattgctcctctccttttagccttcctcgataaatgggctatctaacaccgataTTGTCCAGAAACTTCAACACTTGGTCTTCCATTTCCAAAAACATCTAATAGAATCATActcatttaaaattcaaaaaggTTTCATTAAAAAAGGTTTCACCAACAAggttacacaaaaaaggtaaCAAAAAAAggttacacaaaaaaggttacaaaaaaaaggttacatttttttaatcaagtCTCCTGTTCATCATCAGCGACTTGCACATTGAATCTGGAAGAAGCTTGAGGTCGAATCTCTTCAGGCTCTTCGACGGATGGTATGCGGTAGCCCATGAGTGCCATTCCATAGTTACCAAGCCCGGTGTCCCAGAATACTATCTGAAAATTGTTGTGAAAAATCAGAAAAACATTAATAGAATCATGCAAATCATCAGCCCCACTGCTAGGTCACGGTCCTCTCGTGAACATTTATTCccttgtgaatttattttaaccgcgcgttcaaaatatatgcgagtagataataattaataatattatctaggcTATCATACTATAAATGCGATAGTGTGTTAGTCGCCCATATTAAGTTATCACAATAATAAGGGCATTGTTATGTTTTGCCGGTGTTTTAGAAGGTGCTCAAGTCTTCGTTGTCTTTCTAGAGCGATtttatgatatgatttttGCGGCTGAAATGGAAAGCCTTTAAGTACCATGTAAACATCACCTGATCATCAATAAGATACCGCACATAGTATATCTCGTTGAACTTCTCAAAGCCGAGTTCCTCCGCGATCTGCTGGCCCCGGCCCGTGCCGAACAGGCCTGATATCGCGGGCACGCTCGCGCTTGTGCTCAGGTTGATAGCTGCTTTTAGCATTTCTTTTGCTATACCTGTGAGGGTGTGGTTGtgataatttgtataaattaatgttaagaTGTTCGCTGCAAAAATTCAACAGCTCAAAATTGCAAATTCAATTAAAGGCTAAAATTTTGATATGGTATATAACTCACTAGCTGCGaaacgcggtttcacccgcatggcccccttctgttggtcttagcgtgatgatatatagccttcctcgataaatgggctatctaacaccgaaagaatttttcaaatcggaccagttgttcctgagatgagcgcgttcaaacaaacaaacaaactcttcagctttataatattagtataggttATTTCCCTGTTATCTTATTGATTTGatctacttataataattatattttgtatgaaataatgCGCTGCTTATTTCTTTGTGAAAATTTTGATTAGCTctgcatattattatcatttaatataatgtattgtgaataacaaatacatgcattgttttacattttaacagTTAAAATACCAAAgctatttgaaattaaaaaaaaaatattgttatataaataaaacgcgAATCAATCCTCAGTTTTCAAAACAAGCCTAGCGTTCTATGACAATTGTATTTCACAATACTTACCCCTATGCCGGTACCTCGCCTTAAGTGCCAGTACGTATATCTTGAAGTACCTCCTCACTCCCAGTTTATCAAACACATTGACTGGTTTCTCCACTTCCCTATTGAAAGTTACCACAGTCGAGTACAGAGGGTTATACGTGATCTTCACACGGCTGAATGTTCGGGAGAACGCTTCTGTAATGCGTACAGGGGACtgacattataattttaaacttggCCTTAAGTGATTTTTGGAAGTATTGCACTAATGTTAGTGGTAAGTTCGTCGGCTGTATGTACGGGAGAACGCTTCTCTAATGCGTACAGGGGAAtgacattattattttcgaGACTTTGCGTAGAGTGATTTTGGAAAGTATTGCACTAATGTTAGTGGAAAGATCGTCGGCTGAATGTACAGGAGAACGCTTGTGCAATGCGTACAGGGGAATGACATAAAGTGATTTTTGgaagtacatattaatattactaatattacactaattttagtagtaaatttgaaattttaaagtttttgtttaatttaaatcacttcaataataaccCACTATAAACGGagcaaaacattaaaattggtcgacaattttattttccaacTCACGGCATttgatctttttattaatactgaATTCCTGAAGCCCCTCAAACATCTTCCTCGCGtttcatttacaaatatttgtaCGCGAAAACGTCAAAGTTATTACGTCACAGATAAAATATGCTAAACAAAAGCGCTTCCAAAGCTAGGTTTCAAATAACTAAGCTAATATATACAAGCCCACCTTACGTTTTGGCTGGTCGGCGACAGTGTATATCTACCCTAATATAGACTCATAGCGGGACTACTTGGAATCCAATTTACGTACGAAATGTGTGGTCTTAATACGAGAAACAGCGGTTTAATATTaagacaataattttttaGCACAAGCCAACATTTTAATCTACCTATTCTTCTCTTTAATCGGAATGTCCacttaatgttttattaaatatattaaaatgttttatgttatgaaCGCACCTTTACGTTAAACAAAGTACAGGAAACAAAAATGCCtctctgaaaaataaataagttttttcttTTCCTTGTTTTCAAATACtgataaattcaaattattgtaataaaaatcaaaattatgatattatactttcccctgttttaactttataggatttgaattttaatttgttacgtaaataaacagaataatacaaattatgcGTAAaggtatgtttattataacCTAGGTAGACATTCTTTTCATAACTGTCCGTTTGAAAAATggcacaaaataattttaaatccaaCCCCGCTACCTCTCGCACCGTACACCACAGTACAAACTCCTTAAGCTGAATCGGAATTCTTTTTACGGGTGCTGTAAAAATTTAGGCTCGAAGCATTCAAGGAATCCACTCCCTAATGTAACGGCCACCGATACAGGAAAATCGAGTTTTATTCGAATCGATACGATACCGATAGATACGCAAATAGATTTCGAATAGCTAACCGAGTGCCGTGTTTTTGATCGTATCCCCGCGGTTTGTTATTGTTCGAGCTGAATCGTTTTGAAAAAACACCACGTATTTTTTCATAGCTAATGTTGTGCGTGAAAGTTTGAAGTGAAGTAAATAGAATGAAATCATTG is a window encoding:
- the LOC123703237 gene encoding uncharacterized protein LOC123703237, with translation MARSAEAEVEKMKALEERIKAPSIWGRVPCGIRFEDLLDRRYEDAVRLLKKHYLTEEITYRSVKIADDKEGTDEFIHHARVWMKDKMSIAAVKEGTDQLVGVMIMRIQEKQAFSRTFSRVKITYNPLYSTVVTFNREVEKPVNVFDKLGVRRYFKIYVLALKARYRHRGIAKEMLKAAINLSTSASVPAISGLFGTGRGQQIAEELGFEKFNEIYYVRYLIDDQIVFWDTGLGNYGMALMGYRIPSVEEPEEIRPQASSRFNVQVADDEQET